The Mucilaginibacter sp. PAMB04168 genome contains the following window.
ACCCGTCACAAAATAAGTTATCCAGGGTTTATAAATATCAGATGTGTTTTCGCGGTAGCTATCGCTGGCGTAGGCTATGCCATTATCCTCATAGCCCGTGCCCCAACTCACGCCTACCCCAATGGTGTGCATGTTTGACCGATAAATTAATTCAGGCTTTATCATAATCCTGAAAATCTTTACATCCGGCCTCGGGTCAACAGAACGCGTTGCCGTATTGTACAAGTAATCAATTCCTGTACCTATAAACCAATGTTTTGGAGAAAGCTGAAAGCTTAATTGCCCACCCATATAAAACTGGTCGCGCTGATAAGGTCCGGCCTTGGCTGATGCAAAGTAGTAGGGTCGATCTTCATCCGGCAATCCTTGCTGTGTCCAGGCAAGGCTGTCGTCGGCCCTATGTTGGTACGAAAAATAGCCCGACACCTTAAATTTACGCAGCGAGGCAATTCCTTCGGCGCTAAATTCGGCAAGGGTGGTGCGTTGTGCCACTTGTGAAAGCCTGTAGCCACCAGACTCGCCCGATACCTTCAACTGTACCTGACTTGCCCTTTCAACAGGCGCCACCAAAAGTTGTGAAACTGCTTTTTTTGAAAACTGCAAATTCTCAAAATTTTGCTTGTACAGATACAAACTATCGGTAACGGCCTGCGCGCAAGCTGCTACCGATATTAGCAATAAACACAAACCTATAAACAAGTGCTTCATCCTTACTTGAAAATGGTTTTAGTAGCGTCCGCCCTATCAAGATAATCAAAATCGTTACTGGAATTGTTGGTGTCCATAAGCACACGGCGGCCATTAACGGTTTTGCTGGTTTTACGTATGATAGATTGAGAGGAGTAGGAGCCACCTGGTACCATACCAAATCCGGCGTCCAAATCATCAGTAAATTTCTTAGGAATGCGTGCATCGGCTGATGTAGGCTGAATATCTACAGCGTCAAAGATGGTAACCTCTGCTTTCGGAATACGCAGTTTGTACTTAGTGTCATTGGTAATGCTTTTTACGTCTGGGGCTGGAATCAGTGCATATTGTTTTAAATCTTTTGTTGTTTTAAATACTACAAAGCCGTCACGACCCAGGTTATCCATAATAAAGTCGTTATTATATTCAACAACAATGTTAAGGTTAGTCACATTTAAGTTATCGGCATCAGAAGCAAAGCTTTTAGTGGTGCCCTTGGTTACTTTTAAATAATCAACCAAATAAGCTTCAAAATCTGCATGGCTAAGATCTACAGTAAGGCTTGGATCAGCAACAGCATAAGTGGTGCCGTTACCACTCCATGATACTTTGTGATTTTGTGCATTTTGAGCGATGATGATACTGCCACCGGGTTGTACAGGATATTTTTTACCCGATCCATCACTTGGAATCATATATAGAGAGGCGGCATACAAATAATTTTCGTTTGCCTTGCTCACTGTATTACCAATTGCCTTGCTCCAATCAAACTGGCCAGACTGCAAATAAAACCCTTTCGATTGATCAATTTTTGATATGGCTGTAGCCACCCCTTCTATTTGACCAAAATACAGGCTGTCAGCATACATCAACTCGTTAGAGTTGTTGTAGATTTCCAAAAACTGATCTCTGAATATAGCACCGTTCTTTTGGTTTGATCCGGCGTAATAAATTTGTTTAATTACCCAACCGCCCAATCGCCCGCTCTTTAACACCAGAGACAGCTGAGTATTAGCGGCTGTAACGCTTTGGTTGCCCAAAGAACCATTAAAAACAACATCATCAGTTACATAGGCATTTGTTTGAGCATTATAATCTTTGGCAGACATTTTTAATGCCGCAGTAACATTGTAAGTACCTTGGGTAATGTTGCCAAAGGTTACAGTTCCTTTTTCGTTGGCAGTTGCTTTATTGGTTTGCCCGGTAATTAGGTTGGTAATAGTAACCTCTGTATTTAACGCTGAAAAGTTATATTCTTTTAGCTGATCATCGAACGATACCGTAAGGCTCATGGAGACCTCACCTGCATCGGGCCCCTGGCTTTTTTTACAACCAGCGGCAATAAAAAACAAGCTAAGCAGTAATAGTAAATTTACCTTTTTCATATTGTTAAGAGTTTAAATTTTAATAGATAGTTCAGCGCTAACAGCTACCGGGCTGTTAGGGGCATATACCTGCTGAGTTTCGGGGTTTTGATAACGCGGCATTAGGTTAAACACGTTATAAGCGCTTATTGCAAACCTTATTCGTTGCCTGATCTCCTTGGCAATTCGCATAGAGATGTTTCCATAAACAATAGGAACTTTAACATAGCTGGATTCCGTTCCGATATAGCCCAGGTATCCGTAATCGGGATTATTAATGTCAAAAGATGTTATAGGATGCCTGTTTAAATTTTTATCCAGATAGGCTACCGGAACGTTACTTGCATCCAACGTACGTTGAGAATTGAACCAGGCAACGTCTGCAATAACATTTACCACAAATCCCAGCTTGGGTATGTGCGTAGTAGTAGTAAATTTGCTGGTAATGGCCCAGTTTTGGTACTGATTACCATTATATACACCCCACCACGCAGCGCCACCCGCCAATGCCTTTAAGGGGTCGGCCGGAGAGTAACGCTCACCCAAGTTATTATACTTGCTGTAGATGATAGAAGCATTGGCGCCTACGGATGTTTCTATGGCTTCAATTTTCTTTGTGTTAACAAATATTTCGGCACCATAGTCATTAGTGTTCACCACATTGCTTATTTGGGTATCTGTTAAACTGCTTCCAATAAG
Protein-coding sequences here:
- a CDS encoding DUF4876 domain-containing protein, producing MKKVNLLLLLSLFFIAAGCKKSQGPDAGEVSMSLTVSFDDQLKEYNFSALNTEVTITNLITGQTNKATANEKGTVTFGNITQGTYNVTAALKMSAKDYNAQTNAYVTDDVVFNGSLGNQSVTAANTQLSLVLKSGRLGGWVIKQIYYAGSNQKNGAIFRDQFLEIYNNSNELMYADSLYFGQIEGVATAISKIDQSKGFYLQSGQFDWSKAIGNTVSKANENYLYAASLYMIPSDGSGKKYPVQPGGSIIIAQNAQNHKVSWSGNGTTYAVADPSLTVDLSHADFEAYLVDYLKVTKGTTKSFASDADNLNVTNLNIVVEYNNDFIMDNLGRDGFVVFKTTKDLKQYALIPAPDVKSITNDTKYKLRIPKAEVTIFDAVDIQPTSADARIPKKFTDDLDAGFGMVPGGSYSSQSIIRKTSKTVNGRRVLMDTNNSSNDFDYLDRADATKTIFK